A window of Leptotrichia wadei contains these coding sequences:
- a CDS encoding AAA family ATPase produces MRKKAVPVGIEDFERIINEDYYYVDKTLLIEELLINRAPVTLFTRPRRFGKTLNMSMLKYFFDVKDKEENKKLFENLKIYDSEYMVEQGKYPVIFISMKDLKGNSWEENFILIKKHIKNLYMEFYDLKDKLNPIFKNDFEKIVMEKEEADWIYSLKNLSNYLYEYYRKSVIILIDEYDAPIINAFDKGYYNEAINFFQTFYSSALKTNNSLKYGILTGITRIIKEGIFSGLNNLYVNTILSKDYSEYFGLLESEVIEMLEYFDMKYKIEEVREWYNGYIFGESKVYNPWSIVNYVREKEIKAYWANVSGNTLLENMLDHAGESVYDDLKRFTDGESIEKYISDGTTINSLLSNDDEIWQLLLYSGYLTKDEKQKEIDVTSEYTDVYNLRIPNKEIRKYFGNMFLNRFFGTEVKTNTLIKALENGDIKKFEKTLGEIMINMLSHFDLNKEMEKIYQVFMIGLVGFLMGKYEIISNDESGYGRYDLAMIPIRSNEKAYLMEFKISKTKKGMEERAQKALKQIDEKKYDTKLKARGIKNIFKIGIAFYGKEVKVVFK; encoded by the coding sequence ATGAGAAAAAAAGCTGTTCCTGTGGGAATTGAAGATTTTGAAAGAATAATAAATGAAGATTACTATTATGTAGATAAAACGTTACTAATAGAGGAATTATTAATAAACAGGGCTCCTGTGACACTTTTTACAAGACCACGTAGATTTGGAAAAACATTGAATATGTCAATGTTGAAATATTTTTTTGATGTAAAAGATAAAGAAGAAAATAAAAAGCTTTTTGAAAATTTAAAAATATATGATAGTGAATACATGGTTGAACAAGGGAAATATCCTGTAATTTTCATTTCAATGAAAGATTTGAAAGGAAATAGCTGGGAAGAAAATTTTATATTGATAAAAAAACATATAAAAAACTTATACATGGAATTTTATGATTTAAAGGATAAATTGAATCCTATTTTTAAAAATGATTTTGAAAAGATAGTTATGGAAAAAGAAGAGGCTGACTGGATTTATTCTCTTAAAAATCTATCAAATTATTTGTACGAATATTATAGAAAAAGTGTAATAATTTTAATAGATGAATACGATGCTCCAATAATAAATGCTTTTGATAAAGGTTACTACAATGAGGCAATAAACTTTTTTCAAACATTTTACAGTTCAGCGTTAAAGACTAATAATTCCTTGAAATATGGTATTTTAACAGGGATAACAAGGATTATAAAGGAAGGAATATTCTCTGGTTTAAACAATCTTTATGTGAATACAATTTTAAGTAAGGATTATTCAGAATATTTTGGACTTCTTGAAAGCGAAGTGATTGAAATGCTTGAGTATTTTGATATGAAATACAAAATCGAAGAAGTTAGAGAATGGTATAATGGGTATATTTTTGGAGAAAGTAAAGTATACAATCCTTGGTCTATTGTAAATTATGTGAGAGAAAAAGAAATTAAGGCATACTGGGCAAATGTTTCAGGGAATACACTTCTGGAAAATATGCTTGATCATGCTGGAGAAAGTGTTTATGATGATTTAAAACGGTTTACTGATGGAGAAAGTATTGAAAAATATATTTCGGATGGAACTACGATAAATAGTCTTTTAAGTAACGACGATGAGATATGGCAATTACTTTTATACAGCGGATATTTGACAAAGGATGAAAAGCAGAAGGAAATAGATGTAACTTCAGAATATACAGATGTTTATAACTTGAGAATTCCAAACAAGGAAATAAGAAAATATTTTGGTAACATGTTCTTAAACAGATTTTTTGGAACAGAAGTGAAAACGAATACTTTGATAAAGGCACTTGAAAATGGAGACATTAAGAAATTTGAGAAAACATTGGGAGAAATAATGATAAATATGCTGAGCCATTTTGATTTAAACAAGGAAATGGAAAAAATATATCAGGTGTTTATGATAGGGCTTGTTGGATTTTTAATGGGGAAATATGAGATTATTTCAAATGATGAAAGCGGATATGGAAGATACGATCTTGCGATGATTCCGATAAGAAGTAACGAAAAAGCCTATCTTATGGAATTTAAAATATCGAAGACGAAAAAGGGGATGGAAGAGAGAGCACAGAAGGCGTTGAAGCAAATTGATGAGAAAAAATATGATACGAAACTAAAGGCAAGAGGGATAAAGAATATTTTTAAGATTGGGATTGCGTTTTATGGGAAAGAAGTGAAGGTTGTTTTTAAATAG
- a CDS encoding AAA family ATPase: MRKKAVPVGIEDFERIINEDYYYVDKTLLIEELLINRAPVTLFTRPRRFGKTLNMSMLKYFFDVKDKEENKKLFENLKIYNSEYMSEQGKYPVIFISLKDLKGNTWEECLNRLKLFIFDLYAEFEYIREKMNEWDKRKFEKVLYEKEDADYIMSLKFLADSLYKYYGEKVIILIDEYDAPIINAFDKGYYNEAINFFQTFYSPALKTNNSLKYGVLTGITRIIKEGIFSGLNNLKVDTILDKKYSEYFGLLEGEVIEMLDYFGMKYKIEEVKEWYNGYLFGESEVYNPWSIVNYIDNGEIKAYWANVSGNTLLENMLDHAGESVYDDLKRFTDGESIEKYISDGTTIKSLLSNDDEIWQLLLYSGYLTKAKNQEKESDSNIYNLKIPNKEIRKYFGNMFLNRFFGTEVKTNILIKALENGDIKKFEKTLGEIMINMLSHFDLDKEMEKIYQVFMIGLVGFLMGKYEIISNNESGYGRYDLAMIPIKSNEKAYLMEFKISKTKKGMEEKAQKALKQIDEKKYDTKLKARGIKNILKIGVAFHGKEVKVVFK; this comes from the coding sequence ATGAGAAAAAAAGCTGTTCCTGTGGGAATTGAAGATTTTGAAAGAATAATAAACGAAGATTACTATTATGTAGATAAAACGTTACTAATAGAGGAATTATTAATAAACAGGGCTCCTGTGACACTTTTTACAAGACCACGTAGATTTGGAAAAACATTGAATATGTCGATGTTGAAATATTTTTTTGATGTAAAAGATAAAGAAGAAAATAAAAAACTTTTTGAAAATTTGAAAATATATAATAGTGAATATATGAGTGAACAGGGGAAATATCCTGTAATTTTCATTTCACTGAAGGATTTAAAAGGAAATACTTGGGAGGAATGCTTAAATAGATTGAAGTTATTTATTTTTGATTTATATGCTGAATTTGAGTATATTAGAGAAAAAATGAATGAATGGGATAAAAGAAAATTTGAAAAAGTACTTTATGAAAAAGAAGATGCAGACTACATAATGTCTTTAAAATTTTTAGCAGATAGTCTTTATAAGTATTATGGAGAAAAAGTCATAATTTTAATAGATGAATACGATGCTCCAATAATAAATGCTTTTGATAAAGGATACTACAATGAAGCAATAAATTTTTTTCAAACATTTTACAGCCCAGCATTAAAGACTAATAATTCCTTGAAATATGGTGTTTTGACAGGTATAACAAGGATTATAAAGGAAGGAATATTTTCAGGTTTAAATAATTTAAAAGTAGATACGATATTGGATAAAAAATATTCAGAATATTTTGGACTTCTTGAAGGTGAGGTAATTGAAATGCTTGATTACTTTGGCATGAAATACAAAATTGAAGAAGTTAAAGAATGGTATAATGGATATTTATTTGGAGAAAGTGAAGTGTACAATCCATGGTCTATTGTAAATTATATTGACAATGGAGAAATCAAGGCATATTGGGCAAATGTTTCGGGAAATACGCTTTTAGAGAATATGCTTGATCATGCTGGGGAAAGTGTTTATGATGATTTAAAACGATTTACTGATGGAGAAAGTATTGAAAAATATATTTCAGATGGAACAACGATAAAAAGTCTTTTAAGTAACGACGATGAGATATGGCAATTACTTTTATATAGCGGATATTTGACAAAAGCTAAAAATCAGGAAAAAGAATCCGATTCAAATATTTATAATTTAAAGATACCAAACAAGGAAATACGAAAATATTTTGGGAATATGTTCTTGAACAGATTTTTTGGAACAGAAGTAAAAACTAACATTTTGATAAAAGCACTTGAAAATGGAGATATTAAGAAATTTGAGAAAACATTGGGAGAAATAATGATAAATATGCTGAGTCATTTTGACTTGGATAAGGAAATGGAAAAAATTTATCAGGTTTTTATGATAGGGCTTGTTGGATTTTTAATGGGGAAATATGAGATTATTTCAAATAATGAAAGTGGATATGGAAGATATGACCTTGCGATGATTCCAATAAAAAGTAACGAGAAAGCTTACCTTATGGAATTTAAAATATCGAAGACGAAAAAGGGGATGGAAGAGAAAGCACAGAAGGCGTTGAAGCAGATTGATGAGAAGAAATATGATACGAAACTGAAGGCAAGAGGGATAAAGAATATTTTGAAGATTGGGGTTGCATTTCATGGGAAAGAAGTGAAGGTTGTTTTTAAATAG